A genomic stretch from Pseudomonas alkylphenolica includes:
- a CDS encoding phospholipase D-like domain-containing protein: MAGPVFPWRDGNRFELLIDGPEFFPRMLSAIVRAEQQVDLELYLVEAGACAEAMVQALVQAAGRGVQVRCLFDDYGSLAFTLNLRQRLIAAGVELRWYNRLRWRRGFRNLYRDHRKLLVVDQSWAVVGGTGVTDQFWVPDEAISEWHEVMVQMQGPLVADWQMLFDRQWRANLRRTAWRPPTHFGLPRLPHVPDSGEGMGRVAYADARQHRDILQSLVRALNSGQRRIWLATPYFLPTWKVRRSLRRAAANGVDVRLLLTGPRTDHPSVRYAGHRYYPRLMRAGVQIFEYQPCFLHLKMVLVDDWVSIGSCNFDHWNLRFNLEANVEALDPPLTAAVAASFERDFAQSLCIDLAHWHARPLWKRLQQRLWGWLDRLVVNMLDRRD, translated from the coding sequence ATGGCCGGACCGGTCTTTCCCTGGCGAGATGGCAATCGGTTCGAGTTATTGATCGACGGCCCCGAATTTTTTCCGCGCATGCTCTCCGCCATTGTGCGGGCCGAACAGCAGGTCGACCTGGAGCTGTATCTGGTGGAGGCCGGCGCCTGCGCCGAAGCCATGGTCCAGGCGCTGGTGCAAGCTGCCGGGCGCGGTGTGCAGGTACGCTGTCTGTTCGATGACTACGGTTCGCTGGCGTTCACCCTGAACCTGCGCCAGCGCCTGATCGCCGCTGGCGTCGAACTGCGCTGGTACAACCGTCTGCGCTGGCGCCGGGGATTTCGCAACCTGTACCGTGACCACCGCAAATTGCTGGTGGTCGACCAGAGCTGGGCGGTGGTCGGCGGTACCGGCGTTACTGACCAGTTCTGGGTGCCTGACGAAGCAATCAGCGAATGGCACGAGGTGATGGTGCAGATGCAAGGGCCGCTGGTAGCCGACTGGCAGATGCTTTTCGATCGCCAGTGGCGCGCCAACCTGCGGCGCACGGCCTGGCGGCCACCGACGCATTTTGGCCTGCCGCGCCTGCCTCATGTACCCGATAGCGGCGAGGGCATGGGTCGGGTGGCGTATGCCGATGCCCGCCAGCACCGGGATATCCTGCAATCGCTGGTGCGCGCGTTGAACAGCGGGCAACGGCGGATCTGGCTGGCCACACCGTACTTTTTACCGACCTGGAAAGTCCGCCGCTCCCTGCGCCGGGCTGCTGCCAACGGTGTTGATGTACGCCTGCTGCTGACTGGCCCGCGTACCGATCATCCTTCGGTGCGCTATGCCGGGCATCGCTATTACCCGAGGCTGATGCGTGCAGGAGTGCAAATTTTCGAGTATCAGCCGTGCTTCCTGCACCTGAAGATGGTGCTGGTCGACGACTGGGTGAGCATCGGCTCGTGCAATTTCGACCACTGGAACCTGCGTTTCAACCTTGAAGCCAACGTTGAGGCGCTCGATCCGCCGCTGACGGCGGCGGTGGCTGCGAGTTTCGAGCGCGATTTCGCCCAGAGCCTGTGCATCGACCTGGCCCATTGGCATGCGCGGCCGTTGTGGAAGCGTCTGCAACAACGTTTGTGGGGCTGGCTGGATCGGCTGGTGGTCAATATGCTGGATCGGCGCGATTGA
- a CDS encoding YceI family protein, with protein sequence MFSLPRLLLALLVLLSFSAQANWHLDGESSRLSFISSKNGDTAEVHRFLVLHGKVDRKGAAELMIEMDSNNSSVPLRDERMRKELFDFAGYPEAKVRAQIDLRPINDLANGAQVELRLPVTVELRGKEHSYSALLLATRLDERRFQVVTLEPLMLRAEDFDLLPGLETLRKLAGLKSISPSVPVSAVLIFTAR encoded by the coding sequence ATGTTCTCTCTGCCCCGTCTTCTCCTGGCCTTGCTCGTGCTGCTGAGCTTTTCCGCCCAGGCCAACTGGCACCTTGATGGCGAGTCGTCACGACTGTCGTTCATCTCCAGCAAAAACGGCGATACCGCCGAAGTCCATCGTTTCCTGGTGTTGCACGGCAAGGTCGATCGCAAGGGCGCGGCCGAGCTGATGATCGAGATGGATTCGAACAACAGCAGCGTGCCACTGCGCGATGAGCGCATGCGCAAGGAGCTGTTTGATTTTGCCGGCTATCCGGAGGCCAAGGTTCGTGCCCAGATCGATCTGCGGCCGATCAATGATCTGGCTAACGGTGCACAGGTGGAATTGCGCTTGCCAGTGACGGTTGAGCTGCGTGGCAAGGAACATAGCTACAGCGCCTTGCTGTTGGCCACGCGTCTGGACGAGCGACGCTTCCAGGTGGTGACCCTGGAGCCATTGATGTTGCGGGCCGAAGACTTTGATCTACTGCCGGGCCTGGAGACTTTGCGCAAGCTGGCCGGGCTCAAGTCCATCAGCCCGTCGGTGCCGGTGTCTGCGGTATTGATCTTCACGGCGCGCTGA
- a CDS encoding fumarate hydratase, giving the protein MTVIKQDDLIQSVADALQFISYYHPVDFIQAMHEAYLREESPAARDSIAQILINSRMCATGHRPICQDTGIVTVFVRVGMDVRWDGATMSLDDMINEGVRRAYNLPENVLRASILADPAGARKNTKDNTPAVIHYSIVPGNTVEVDVAAKGGGSENKSKMAMLNPSDSIVDWVLKTVPTMGAGWCPPGMLGIGIGGTAEKAAVMAKEVLMESIDIHELKARGPQNRIEEIRLELFEKVNQLGIGAQGLGGLTTVLDVKIMDYPTHAASLPVCMIPNCAATRHAHFVLDGSGPADLEAPSLDAYPEIVWEAGPSARRVDLDTLTPEDVQSWKPGETILLNGKMLTGRDAAHKRMVEMLNRGDELPVDLKGRFIYYVGPVDPVREEVVGPAGPTTATRMDKFTRQILEQTGLLGMIGKSERGPTAIDAIKDNKAVYLMAVGGAAYLVAQAIKKSKVLAFAELGMEAIYEFEVKDMPVTVAVDSNGESVHITGPALWQSKIAESLAVEVK; this is encoded by the coding sequence ATGACCGTGATCAAGCAAGACGACCTGATTCAGAGCGTTGCCGACGCCCTGCAGTTCATTTCGTACTACCACCCCGTTGACTTCATCCAGGCCATGCACGAGGCCTATCTGCGTGAAGAGTCGCCCGCCGCGCGCGACTCCATCGCCCAGATCCTGATCAACTCGCGCATGTGCGCCACTGGCCACCGCCCGATCTGCCAGGACACCGGTATCGTTACCGTGTTCGTGCGCGTCGGTATGGATGTGCGCTGGGATGGCGCGACCATGAGCCTGGACGACATGATCAACGAAGGCGTGCGCCGCGCCTACAACCTGCCGGAAAACGTCCTGCGTGCCTCGATCCTGGCCGACCCGGCAGGCGCTCGTAAAAACACCAAGGACAACACCCCGGCGGTCATCCACTACTCCATCGTCCCGGGTAACACCGTGGAAGTGGACGTGGCAGCCAAAGGCGGCGGCTCCGAGAACAAGTCGAAGATGGCCATGCTCAACCCGTCCGACTCGATCGTTGACTGGGTGCTGAAGACCGTTCCGACCATGGGCGCTGGCTGGTGCCCGCCTGGCATGCTCGGCATCGGCATCGGCGGTACTGCCGAAAAAGCCGCAGTAATGGCCAAGGAAGTGTTGATGGAATCCATCGACATTCACGAGCTCAAGGCCCGTGGCCCGCAGAACCGTATCGAAGAGATCCGTCTGGAGCTGTTCGAGAAGGTCAACCAGCTGGGCATCGGTGCTCAGGGTCTGGGCGGTCTGACCACCGTGCTCGACGTCAAGATCATGGACTACCCGACCCATGCCGCGTCCCTGCCGGTGTGCATGATCCCGAACTGCGCCGCCACCCGTCACGCGCACTTCGTGCTCGACGGTTCCGGCCCGGCCGACCTCGAAGCGCCATCGCTCGACGCCTACCCGGAAATCGTCTGGGAAGCCGGCCCATCGGCCCGCCGTGTCGACCTCGACACCCTGACCCCGGAAGACGTGCAGAGCTGGAAGCCGGGCGAGACCATCCTGCTCAACGGCAAGATGCTCACTGGCCGCGACGCCGCGCACAAGCGCATGGTCGAAATGCTCAACCGTGGCGATGAGCTGCCGGTCGATCTGAAAGGCCGCTTCATCTACTACGTCGGCCCGGTTGATCCGGTACGCGAAGAAGTGGTTGGCCCTGCCGGCCCGACCACCGCGACGCGGATGGACAAGTTCACCCGTCAGATCCTCGAGCAGACCGGTCTGCTGGGCATGATCGGCAAATCCGAGCGCGGCCCGACCGCAATCGACGCGATCAAGGACAACAAGGCCGTGTACCTGATGGCTGTCGGCGGTGCCGCCTACCTGGTGGCCCAGGCGATCAAGAAGTCCAAGGTCCTGGCCTTTGCCGAACTGGGCATGGAAGCGATCTACGAGTTCGAAGTCAAGGACATGCCAGTCACCGTTGCGGTCGACAGCAACGGCGAGTCGGTGCATATCACAGGTCCTGCACTGTGGCAGAGCAAGATCGCTGAAAGTCTGGCGGTGGAAGTGAAGTAA